The Desulfonatronum lacustre DSM 10312 region TGCGGGAAATTGGAAAGCTTCTCAAGGAGGAACGCTTGCGGCAGGGCGTGGAACTCCCGGCCGCGGCCAAGGTCACCAAAATCGGCGTCTCCGCCTTGGAGGCCATTGAGGAAGGTGATGAAACCCCTTTGCCGAATCCGGTCTACATCAAGGGGTTCATTCGGAATTATGCTCGCTTCCTGAAGTTTGATCCATCAGTGATCGGCAACGCCCTGGGCGAGGTACGGTTCACGAGCGGCAATGCCATGTGGTCCCCTTCACAGAGCCTGCCCGTCGCCAGGAGGTCGTCTTCGGGGTGGAAAATCGGGGTCGCCGCCCTCGTGCTGGTCGTACTGGCGGGAGGAGGAACGGCACTGTTCCAGCTCCGCTCGGACAACGGAGCCACCCCCCAGATCTCGGACTCGCCCCCCATCTCATCGGAACCTTTGCCCTCCCAGCCTCCTGAGTTCCCAGCCTCGCAGCCGCTTCAAGAGCTGGCCGAGAACGTGGCGGCTCCACATGAAGCCTTTCCCGAGGCGCCAGCCTCGCCGACAGTTGCCCCGGAGGACCAGACCGCGGTTCAAGAACAAGCTCAAGACTCTGAGGAAGCCCCAACGGTACGCCCGGACATGAGTCTGCAAATGGTCGAACTGGACAATATGCAACTGACTCGCAGACCAGGGAACCTTCGTGCGGACTTCGAGATCCGCAATCTTTCCAACGAACTCATTTCCGGGGCTATCTCCGTATCCTTCCTTAACAAGGACGACCACACCGCTCCGGCCCTGGGCAACGAGGAAATCCCCCGGTTCAGCATCCGCAACTTCCGTCCCGTTTCCACGCGTCTGCACTTACCTCCGGATTTAAACCTGGACGACGTGACCCGGGTTCAATTCGTGGTCACGGACTCCGATGGCACGGACGTTCTGGTCAAGACATATCCAATCGACCGAAATTAACCCCGCAATCGGCATCGCTCAAAAAAAATCCGCCCTGGCTGAGTTTTCAGCCAGGGCGGGCCTTTTCGATCCCTTGAACGGTTTCCACCATCCACTCCAGGATGAAGCGTTGGAGGTCGTCTATCAGTAGGCTTCCTCGTACTCCAGATCCGCATCCGTGATCTTGTGACCAAAGGTGATATGCAACCACGCCTGGTAGGCGATGACCAGAGGCACGAACACTAGGACCACGCCCAGCATGATCTTCAGAGTCAGTTGGCTCGAAGCGGAATTTGCGATGGTCATGCTGTAGGCCGGATCCAGGCTGGAGGGCAAAAGCGCCGGGAACAGGCCGATCACTCCGAAGAGGGTCACGCTGATGATGCTCACCGCCGAAGCCCCCCAGGCCAGAAGCATGGACCGCTTGCCCAGAAAGACGCGGGCTTGGATCAGCCCGATCACGGCCAGGAGCAGCACGACGAACAAGAGCGGATTGTTCAGGTAGTTATCGAAAAGACTGGTGGCGAAGGCGGTCATCACAAGGAAAAGGACCACCACGGCCATCAGGGCAAGCCACAGCTTCTCGGCCATGGCCGCGGCCCGGTCCGCGATGGGCCCTTCGGACTTGACGCCCAGCCACAAACTCCCGTGCAGGGAAAACATCAGCACGAACAAGACCCCGCCCAGCAAACCATAGGGGTTGAGCAAATCCAGCAGCCCACCTTCATTGATCCCCTGGGCGTTGAGCGGAATGCCTTGAAAAATGTTCGCGAACGCCACGCCCAGCAGCAGGGCCGGCAAAAAGCTGCCCGAGACGTGGCAAAAATCCCAGACCTTGCGCCAGCGCTCGCTGTCCACCTTGCGCCGGAACTCGAAAGACACGCCGCGCAGGATCAGGGCGAACAACAAGAGCATCAACGCCGTGTACAGACCGCTGAACAAGGCGGCGTACGTGGCCGGAAAGGCCGCGAAGGTGACCCCGCCGGCGGTGATCAACCAGACTTGGTTGCCGTCCCAAAAAGGACCGGCGGCATTGTACATGATCCGTCGATCCCGCTCATCCTTGGCCAGAAAGGGCATCAGCGTGCCCATCCCCAGGTCGTATCCGTCCAGGGCGAAATAGACCGCCCAGAGCACGCCCCACAATATGAACCATGTGGTTTCCAACATATCGTTATCTCCTTGATGGTCGATTGGGTTCGAATCATGCCGACCGGATCAGCCGACAAGATCAGGCCGACGCTCCCTCGGGCCGCGCGGAAAAACCGGAGCCGGATTCCGACGCCGCGGTTTTCTTGTCCTCGGAGGATTTGGGCCCCTTTCGCCCATGATACATCAAAAGGTAGATGTCCACCGCCACCAGCAGCCCGTAAATCAGACCGAAAAGCAGCAACGAGAACCACACCTGGCCAACACTGATCCCCGCGGAAAAGGCGTCCTCCGTGCGCATGATCCCGTTCACGATCCATGGCTGACGGCCCACCTCGGCCACGAGCCAGCCCAGTTGAATGGCGATGTAAGGCAAGGGGATCACCCAGGGCAGGACGCGGAGCAACGTGGGAGACGATTCCGGGTTCTTGCGCCGGATCCAGACCCATGCGGCCAGTGCCGGGAAGAGGAACCCCAGCCCGACCATGGTCCGGAAGGAAACGAAGGTCAGCAACACCGGCGGGCGGTCCTCCGCGGGGAAATCCTTCAACCCTGTCACCTCCGCGTCGAAGGAATGATAGGCAAGCATGGACAAGCCGCCGGGAACGGGCAGAACTTCAACCAAATTCCGTTCATTGGCCGGATCCGGAATCACGAACAAATATTGGGGGGCGCGGTTCATGGTGTCCCAGTGGGATTCCATGGCCGCCAGCTTGGCCGGTTGATATCTGGCCACAGTGGAGCCGTGATGATGCCCCTGCACCACCAGAGCCAGGGCGAAGACCAGGGTAAAGGGAGCGGCGATTTGAAAGGAACGCTTGAAAAAATCCACGTTACTGCCCCGAGCCAGATGCCAGCCCGAAATGCCCAAAACAAAAAAACCGCTGAGTACATACGCCGAAAAAAGGACGTGCAAAAACTGTTGCCAAGCAAAGGGGTTGGTGACCAAGGCCGCGAAACTCTCCAGCTCGGCGCGATCCCCGCGCAGCACGAATCCCGTGGGATTCTGCATCCAGCCGTTGGCCATCAGAATCCAGAACGCCGACACATTGGCCGCCAGGGCCACCAGCCAGATGCTGGCGTTGTGCAGCTTGGGGGACAGCCGATTCCAACCGAAAATCCAGACCGCCAAAAACGTGGACTCCAGGAAGAAGGCCAGGGTCGCCTCAATGGCCAGCAGCGAGCCGAAGATGTCTCCCACATAAGCCGAATACCGAGCCCAGTTGGTCCCGAACTGAAACTCCAGGGCAATCCCCGTGACCACGCCCAGGGCAAAGTTGATCAAAAAGAGTTTCCCCCAGAACTTGGCCATCCGCTTGTACACCTCGTCCCCGGTGCGCACCCACTTGAACTCCATATACGCCACCAGGAGCGACAGCCCCAGGGTCAGCGGCACGAAGATGAAGTGCACAAAGGTTGTGAAGGCGAACTGCAATCGCGACAACAACAATACGTCCATTACTGAGCCTCCTTATTGTTGAAAATTCCAGACCGTCATATCGTCTCCGCCGTCATGGTCGGCAAGAGCGGTCAGCAACGTCCTTCAATTCGGACAGCGGAACGCTCAAGGTCTCCCGCAACCCCGCCCTGGCCTTTTGCCAGACCTGATGCACCCCGCAAAAATCACTTCGCCCGCAACCGTCCGAACGAATAATGCACTCGTTCAAAAAAATCTCCCCTTCAACCGCCTCGACCACGTCCAACAGCGTCACTTCCTCCGGCGCCTTGAGCAGCCTGTAACCGCCTCGCGCACCCTGCACGATCTGAATCAAACCGGCCCGAGCCAATTCCTGGGCGATCTTGGCCAGAAACGGGCCGGGAATATCCATGGCCTCGGAAATATCCCGCCGGGCAACAACCCCCCCCGTGCCCGCCGTGGTCAGGTAGAGCATGCAGCGTACAGCGTACTCTCCAGCCTTGGTCAACATCATGATTTGTGCGTCTCCATCCTGCAAAATAAAGGATAAATGCGATTTTTTTTGTCCTATATAGGGCGCACGAAGCCTTGTCAACAAGGATCGCGTTGAGAACCATCAGCGCGATCCCTTCACCGCATCTCTCGTAAAAACTGTCCGGTCGCCGAATCCGGGTCGTCCCGGATCTGTTCGGGTGTACCGCTGGCCACGATACGGCCACCGGCATCGCCGCCGCCGGGGCCCAGGTCGATGACGTGGTCCGCGGCCCAGATCACGTCCAGATTGTGCTCAATGACCACCACGGATGCGCCCTTGTCCACCAGGCGTTGCAGCACGTGAATCAGCTTTCCGGTTTCGTGCATGTGCAGGCCGGTGGTGGGTTCGTCCAGGATGTACAGCGTTCCGGGGAGGCTGCGCTTGCCCAGTTCACGGGAGATCTTGATCCGCTGGGCTTCCCCGCCGGACAGAGTCGTGGCCGGCTGGCCCAGGCGTAAATACTCCAGCCCGACTTCCTGGAGCACCTCCAGGCGGCGCTCCAGAGCCGTGTAATTGGTGAAGAAGCGGCGGGCCTCGGCCACGGTCAGGTCCAGAACCTGGGCAATGTTCAGGCCCTTGTATTCGATGGCCAGGGTCTCGCGGTTGTAGCGCTGGCCGCCGCAGACCTCGCAGGTCACGAACACGTCCGGCAGGAAATGCATTTCCACCCGGATCTGCCCGTCCCCCTGGCAGGCCTCGCAGCGGCCTCCGGGTACGTTGAAGCTGAACCGCCCCGGAGCGTAGCCACGTTTGCGGGCTTCCACCGTGGTGGAAAAAATCTTGCGGATCTCGTCGAACACCTTGGTGTAAGTGGCCGGATTGGAGCGGGGCGTCCGGCCAATGGGAGTCTGATCAATGGCGATGACTTTTTCCACCCGCTCCAGGCCTTCGATACCCCCGATCTTGCCCGGCGTGTCCACTTTGATCCCTCTGGCCAAGGCGATGTGCTTGTACAGAGAATCCACAACCAGGGAACTTTTGCCCGACCCGGAAACGCCGGTCACGCAGACCAGAGCGGCCAAGGGGATGGTGCAGTCCAGGTCGCGCAGATTGTTCGTGCGCACCTCGTGCAGCGCCAAAGCGTCTTTGCCTTTTCGACGTTTTTCAGGTCCGGCGATAACGAGATCCCCCCGCAAATACTTCCCGGTCAGGGAATCCTCGTGGCGCAGCAGCCCGTCCACCGTGCCGTGGAAGACCAACTCGCCCCCCAGGGCTCCGGATCCGGGCCCCAGTTCCAGGACATGATCCGCGGCCCGGATCGTGGCCTCGTCGTGCTCCACCACCAGCACCGTGTTGCCCCGCTCCTGCAAGTCCCGCAACGACGCCAGCAACCGGGCATTGTCCCGAGGATGCAGCCCGATGCTCGGCTCGTCCAGGACATAGGTCACGCCCACCAGGCCGGAGCCCAGTTGTCCGGCCAGCCGGATGCGCTGCGCCTCTCCCCCGGAGAGCGTGGACATGGTCCGAGCCAGGCTCAGGTAATCCAGCCCCACCCGGACCAAAAAATCCAGCCGGTGGACCAGTTCCTTGAGCAGCGGGCCGGCGATCAGTTCCTGCTGTCCGGTAAACCGCCGATCACGCAGCCATTCCAAGGCTCGAACCACGGGCAGGCCGCAAAACTCATGAATGTTCAGCCCCTCGACCCGGACGGCCAGGGCCTCGGGCTTCAAGCGAGCGCCCCCGCAAGCAGGGCAGGGCCGATTCTGTCGGAACCGGGACAGTTCGTCCCGCCAGACCGGTCCCAGCACCTGATGCCCCCGGTCCAGAAGCGGAACCACCCCTTCCCAGGATACGCTCGCATCACCCTGGAACAGGGCTTCCCAGGCTTGCGGCGAATACTCGGCCAGTGCCGTATCCAAGGTGAACCCATGCACCCGCCCCAGCTGTTGCAATCCGTCGGCATACCTGGCCAAGGCCGTCGCCTTGCGCCACGGAATGATCCCGCCTTGGCGCAGGCTCAAACCCTTGTTCGGGGCCAGCAGGTCCGGTTCAAAGTACTCCACGCTGCCGATGCCCGAACACGTCGGACAGGCTCCCTGGGGACTGTTGAAGGAAAACAGTTGCGGCGAAAGAGGCGGCAGACTGATATCGCACCGGGTGCACACCGAAGTGGTGCTGAAGACCATCTCCTCTCCGTCCACGATCTGAATGGAAATCCGGCCCTTGCCGTACTTCAGGGCCAGCTCCAAAGAATCCGCGAGGCGGTGGCGGATCTCCGGACCGGCCACCAGGCGGTCCACCACTAGTTCCAGGGTGTGGCGTTGATTCTTGGTGATCTCCGGAAGCGGCTCCAACGGCAGCACCGCCCCGTCCACCCGCACCCGCACGAACCCCTGGGCCTTCAGCTTGCGCATCAGATCCTGCTGCGTGCCTTTCTGGTTTTCCACCAGGGGGGCCAGAAGCAAAAACTTTGTCTTTGTCGGCAACCCCAGAACAGCCTGGATGATTTCATCCTGGCTGCGCGCCTCAATGGCTTGCCCGCACTTCGGACAGCTCATCCGGCCCAACCGGGCGTAGAACACCCGCAAGTAGTCATGGACCTCGGTCACCGTGCCCACGGTGGACCTGGGATTGCGGGTCAGGGTCTGCTGCTCCAGGGAGATGGCCGGCGACAGCCCCTCGATC contains the following coding sequences:
- a CDS encoding cytochrome ubiquinol oxidase subunit I, with product MDVLLLSRLQFAFTTFVHFIFVPLTLGLSLLVAYMEFKWVRTGDEVYKRMAKFWGKLFLINFALGVVTGIALEFQFGTNWARYSAYVGDIFGSLLAIEATLAFFLESTFLAVWIFGWNRLSPKLHNASIWLVALAANVSAFWILMANGWMQNPTGFVLRGDRAELESFAALVTNPFAWQQFLHVLFSAYVLSGFFVLGISGWHLARGSNVDFFKRSFQIAAPFTLVFALALVVQGHHHGSTVARYQPAKLAAMESHWDTMNRAPQYLFVIPDPANERNLVEVLPVPGGLSMLAYHSFDAEVTGLKDFPAEDRPPVLLTFVSFRTMVGLGFLFPALAAWVWIRRKNPESSPTLLRVLPWVIPLPYIAIQLGWLVAEVGRQPWIVNGIMRTEDAFSAGISVGQVWFSLLLFGLIYGLLVAVDIYLLMYHGRKGPKSSEDKKTAASESGSGFSARPEGASA
- the uvrA gene encoding excinuclease ABC subunit UvrA, whose protein sequence is MAESVIHIQGARQHNLKNLSLDIPRDKLVVVCGPSGSGKSTLAFDIIYAEGQRRYVESLSAYARQFLPQLDKPQVDKIEGLSPAISLEQQTLTRNPRSTVGTVTEVHDYLRVFYARLGRMSCPKCGQAIEARSQDEIIQAVLGLPTKTKFLLLAPLVENQKGTQQDLMRKLKAQGFVRVRVDGAVLPLEPLPEITKNQRHTLELVVDRLVAGPEIRHRLADSLELALKYGKGRISIQIVDGEEMVFSTTSVCTRCDISLPPLSPQLFSFNSPQGACPTCSGIGSVEYFEPDLLAPNKGLSLRQGGIIPWRKATALARYADGLQQLGRVHGFTLDTALAEYSPQAWEALFQGDASVSWEGVVPLLDRGHQVLGPVWRDELSRFRQNRPCPACGGARLKPEALAVRVEGLNIHEFCGLPVVRALEWLRDRRFTGQQELIAGPLLKELVHRLDFLVRVGLDYLSLARTMSTLSGGEAQRIRLAGQLGSGLVGVTYVLDEPSIGLHPRDNARLLASLRDLQERGNTVLVVEHDEATIRAADHVLELGPGSGALGGELVFHGTVDGLLRHEDSLTGKYLRGDLVIAGPEKRRKGKDALALHEVRTNNLRDLDCTIPLAALVCVTGVSGSGKSSLVVDSLYKHIALARGIKVDTPGKIGGIEGLERVEKVIAIDQTPIGRTPRSNPATYTKVFDEIRKIFSTTVEARKRGYAPGRFSFNVPGGRCEACQGDGQIRVEMHFLPDVFVTCEVCGGQRYNRETLAIEYKGLNIAQVLDLTVAEARRFFTNYTALERRLEVLQEVGLEYLRLGQPATTLSGGEAQRIKISRELGKRSLPGTLYILDEPTTGLHMHETGKLIHVLQRLVDKGASVVVIEHNLDVIWAADHVIDLGPGGGDAGGRIVASGTPEQIRDDPDSATGQFLREMR
- the cydB gene encoding cytochrome d ubiquinol oxidase subunit II, translating into MLETTWFILWGVLWAVYFALDGYDLGMGTLMPFLAKDERDRRIMYNAAGPFWDGNQVWLITAGGVTFAAFPATYAALFSGLYTALMLLLFALILRGVSFEFRRKVDSERWRKVWDFCHVSGSFLPALLLGVAFANIFQGIPLNAQGINEGGLLDLLNPYGLLGGVLFVLMFSLHGSLWLGVKSEGPIADRAAAMAEKLWLALMAVVVLFLVMTAFATSLFDNYLNNPLLFVVLLLAVIGLIQARVFLGKRSMLLAWGASAVSIISVTLFGVIGLFPALLPSSLDPAYSMTIANSASSQLTLKIMLGVVLVFVPLVIAYQAWLHITFGHKITDADLEYEEAY
- a CDS encoding helix-turn-helix domain-containing protein, which gives rise to MDLREIGKLLKEERLRQGVELPAAAKVTKIGVSALEAIEEGDETPLPNPVYIKGFIRNYARFLKFDPSVIGNALGEVRFTSGNAMWSPSQSLPVARRSSSGWKIGVAALVLVVLAGGGTALFQLRSDNGATPQISDSPPISSEPLPSQPPEFPASQPLQELAENVAAPHEAFPEAPASPTVAPEDQTAVQEQAQDSEEAPTVRPDMSLQMVELDNMQLTRRPGNLRADFEIRNLSNELISGAISVSFLNKDDHTAPALGNEEIPRFSIRNFRPVSTRLHLPPDLNLDDVTRVQFVVTDSDGTDVLVKTYPIDRN
- a CDS encoding RrF2 family transcriptional regulator, which produces MMLTKAGEYAVRCMLYLTTAGTGGVVARRDISEAMDIPGPFLAKIAQELARAGLIQIVQGARGGYRLLKAPEEVTLLDVVEAVEGEIFLNECIIRSDGCGRSDFCGVHQVWQKARAGLRETLSVPLSELKDVADRSCRP